A stretch of the Argentina anserina chromosome 6, drPotAnse1.1, whole genome shotgun sequence genome encodes the following:
- the LOC126800950 gene encoding F-box protein CPR1-like: MKDSEVAELIVSGKNIEQEVVEQILSTLPPKSLMRFKCVSKWWYHLITSPRFVAKHLTIAKHSSSYACALIKRLVFKDTNTKEPEMVFSLLHFSDDNDELSTNLSGVEDLTIPTRVVESLQIIGHCDGIVCLALVDYHRRLAKPSEVCLWNPAIQEFKFLPEEPFLPDWSKVPHSRMVEENAYLRGIYLLCETMGFGYDTKSKDFKVIDIGFSGSKYYGDPKYYLGHVIVHPPKAVVYTLQTDSWREIKTVSLERETTYLWPEKFQLYFKGMCYWTGYEQQKEFFCQFETHKEEEERIGQAIISFDTSSEVFHDILLPYELLECRGFDSYLSLHLTVWNESVALFGLHFVHGHKATMWVMNDCGNAKGAWTKQLTFDYKQKYFPYSLPRKILAFWKSNEILGVGKNGSIVCYNLSTKNVKCLPIQSVPNSLPPARPTFYPFCGIAYVNSVVPITNHVRPDFD, translated from the coding sequence ATGAAGGATTCAGAGGTAGCAGAATTGATAGTGTCTGGAAAAAATATCGAGCAAGAGGTGGTGGAACAAATCCTATCAACTTTGCCTCCCAAATCTCTTATGCGATTCAAGTGCGTCTCTAAATGGTGGTACCATCTCATCACCAGCCCCAGGTTCGTAGCCAAGCACCTCACCATTGCCAAACACAGCAGCTCCTATGCTTGTGCCCTAATCAAGCGTTTAGTCTTTAAGGATACAAACACTAAAGAGCCTGAAATGGTGTTCTCATTACTTCATTTTTCTGATGACAATGATGAGCTTAGCACTAATCTATCTGGTGTGGAAGACCTCACTATCCCTACCAGGGTAGTCGAGTCACTTCAGATAATAGGCCATTGTGATGGAATTGTTTGTCTAGCTTTAGTAGATTATCATCGGAGGCTAGCTAAACCTAGTGAGGTGTGTCTATGGAATCCTGCAATTCAGGAATTTAAATTCCTTCCTGAGGAGCCATTCCTTCCCGATTGGTCCAAGGTACCGCACAGCCGTATGGTAGAAGAAAACGCTTATCTTCGTGGAATATATCTACTTTGTGAAACCATGGGGTTTGGCTATGATACTAAATCAAAAGATTTCAAAGTTATTGACATTGGATTTTCAGGTTCCAAATATTATGGTGATCCAAAATACTATCTTGGACATGTGATTGTTCATCCTCCTAAAGCAGTAGTATACACCCTGCAAACCGATTCTTGGAGAGAGATCAAGACTGTTTCTTTGGAAAGGGAAACTACTTACCTTTGGCCTGAAAAATTTCAGCTCTATTTCAAGGGAATGTGTTATTGGACGGGATATGAACAACAAAAGGAATTCTTCTGTCAATTTGAGACTCataaagaagaggaagaacgCATCGGGCAAGCAATCATTTCATTTGATACTAGCAGTGAGGTTTTTCATGATATTCTATTACCATATGAGCTACTGGAATGCAGGGGTTTTGATAGTTACCTTTCATTGCATCTTACAGTGTGGAATGAGTCTGTTGCTCTTTTTGGCTTGCATTTTGTCCATGGCCACAAAGCTACGATGTGGGTGATGAATGATTGCGGCAATGCCAAGGGTGCTTGGACAAAGCAGTTAACCTTTGATTATAAACAGAAATACTTTCCTTACAGCTTACCTCGAAAGATATTGGCATTTTGGAAGAGCAACGAAATTCTTGGGGTTGGAAAGAATGGATCTATTGTCTGCTATAACCTCAGTACCAAAAACGTCAAGTGTCTTCCGATTCAAAGTGTTCCAAATTCTCTTCCACCCGCTAGACCCACTTTTTACCCTTTTTGTGGTATTGCATATGTGAACAGTGTCGTTCCAATCACCAATCATGTGAGGCCAGACTTTGATTGA